The DNA region GCTCAACCGCCTCAATGCGACGGATGACAACCTCCACTAGTTCCTTGACGCTAATCTCCCTCTTCTTAACCAGTTGTGCCAAACCCAGGGCATCGAAATCAACCAATTCGTCGATTTGGCGCAAGCGGGGCGAGACAACGCCTTCTCCACGAGAGTAGAGGGGCGCGGCTATGGATCCAAGCAAGCCTCCAGCAATAGTATTCAAGAATTCTCTTCGATCTATTTTCATTATATCGACATCGTTTGTAAGCAATTTTAAAACCGAACGTAAAAGGCCAGACAACCGCGCCTAGCAACGATGAAAGCCTACAGATCTTGCGGACAACATCCAGCGTTATCGCGGTTGGCTGCGCCGTCTTGTTCGCCAGAGTTTTAGTTTGTAGTGGGGATTGAATCGATCCAAGCCTGGATGGCTATGGGAGTCCGTGACGAAACGAGCAAAGCAGTCAGGAAGGTCACGCACGATACTGAGAATCCCCAGAGCTGCCGTCTCGAAAATCGGCGCGATCCAATGAACACGGAAATCCACGCGCACAGAACAGCCAGAGTCGCAAACGCACCAAGGTAAAAGGATGCAGCAGGGAGAAATGGGGAAGTAGTGAATCGAAAGACATCTCCTCCTCCCTGCCAGGTTGTAGTAAGCATGAATGCGTCCCAGCAGATCGAGTTGAGGACCAGATAGTGTGCCGCGAGTATCGGAACGAATGCTTCACTCATCGGCTTTGAGCGGGAAAAGGCCAACGCCAATGAAGCGAACCCAACAAGCAGGATCAAGAGGAGTTGGGGGAATGTCCACGTAACAGGCATTTTTGAGGCGAACGTTGAGGCCAGCTAGCCCGGCACCGGGGGCGATCTCGACTTTGGTTTAAGGGTTAAAGTTACTTCTTAACTTTAGACTTCGGGACGGGTGTCGGGTCAGATGCGGCGGCTTGTTCTCCTTCTTCTTTCGGAGCCTCTCCATCTACGCTGACTATGCGAGCGTCTACAAAGTAATCAAACCCAAACGAGTCATAAGGACAACATACAAACTTCAATTTTGAGGTATTGCTTAAATTCTTGATACCCTGATTAGGTTCTGAGGCACGGAATAGGTAATGAAATACGGGACCTTGCTTTGGTCCACCTTGATATAGGAGAGCTTCTTCAATTTCACCATCAAGGCTAGTCTCAACAATTAGATATTCATCATAAACACCTTCTGTCCCATCAATATTCTCAGGTATGCGGTACGTTGACTTGTAAGTGTAAACGATCTTCGTCCCAGCTACAGGTTCAAACAACCTCAACAGTAACTCTTCATTCCAAGGTTCAAGTTGTTCAATCAGAGCAATATTAATCTTTGATTCGCTAAACACCCCCTCTTGCTGGAACACCCTGTCTTCATAGAGGGGCCACGCCTCATCGGGATGATTGACTTCATCGCTAGAGTTCTTGCAGCCAGAAACCGAAAGCAGTCCAATTACTGCCAATATGGCGATAATTCGCATTTTTGGGAGAACGTAAAAGGCCAGACAACCGCGCCTGGCAACTGTGAAAGTCTAGTGGTCTTGCAAACAAGATCCAGGGTTATCGCGGTTGGCTGCGCCGTCTTGTTCGGCTGATTTCTTACGCTTAAGCTCCCTCCAAATGATCTCATCGAGAACGTACACCTTGCCGTTTTTAATCTTTCGATCCGGAATGCCATCTCCATTAAGATCGCTAATGAACCACGTCGGCTCATCCACATAATTAGATATCGTTATTTCAGCTTCTCTTTCAGATTTCAATTCCAACATACGAGGTGTGCTTCCACCTGATTCAAGTTGGAGTGCAGTGAGCCCCCCATCGATATTGGATACAATCATTGTGCGTGGATTCGCTCCAGCCTGACGTATGACCACAGCTCGATCCGTCTCGAGCACTAAGACATCTTTTGGAAGTTCGGTTGCCTTCGTCAGAACTCTACCTGCCGGTGTGTCAGGTGAATGACAAGCTGACAGAAATATGGTTATCAATGTGATTATCAGCGGTCGCATTTTTTGCCGAACGTCGAAGTGGTGGCACCCGCTACCGGGAGCGCCAGTCCGACAAAGGGTAAAGGGTTCTCATCCCGGTTCAATCTCCGACTCGCGGCGGGGTAGCGGGTTGTCCACCCACGCCTTGTTCGCTGTTGGGTTTCGTGAGGCTTGCGAGGTAGGAAGCGAAGTCTTCAGACATCTGAAAATCGGTGATCTTATCGAAATCCTTCTCTTCGAAACCCCGAAGGCCCAGCACATACTCGGCCTCAGATGCACGGAGATCATCCTCAAAGAGCACGAACGATCGGTACATATTGATGCTGAACTCGGTGTAGGTCTCCGTGCAGATCCGGCCACAAGTCCTGCATCGATACCGGCGCCTTGAGTCACCCTGACGCTGGATGCCCTCGTCGATCGCATCAAAACCATTCCGAATCACCTCCTGAATCAGAATCTCGGAATCCCAGAGCAATGTGGGAGCGATTCCGTAGTCCTCGAAATTGAAGCTGACTATCTTCTGGAATCCGGGGACACCGCATCGGCATTCCTGCTTCACGGCAGCCACAACGTCGCTATTGAACTGGTCGGGTGTTAGTGGCTCCATTTTCTTCAGCGAACGTAAAAGGCCAGACAACCGCGCCTGGCAACGGCGATAGCCTACAGATCTTGTGAAGAACATTCAGCGTTATCGCGGTTGGCTGCGCCGTCTTGTTAGCTTGTTGGGTTGGGGGTGTCGAGCCTAAGGCCTCCGACTTTCGGATAAACGTCTGGCGAAACGGCGGGGCCGCTGCGACCAGAGAAATCTGATGGCTCGAGCGAGTCAAGATACTCAAGACATGCGGGCAAAAAGAGATCAATCACCTCTCCCAATTCGATGAATCTGCATCTCCAGAACAGAATCTTGCTTGATGAGGTATTGCTTTTTGAATCGACCGCTACGCAAAAAAGATCGAACGGATATTCATCAGCGAGATCTAATGGCATTAAGCTCCAATCTCCTTTGTGATCCATTTCGACGTCGATGATGAGCTTTCGGTCGTCCACGATTCCAGAGACGCTAGCATGGGCATGTCGTCCTCTATGTATCGGCTCCATCCCTCGCCTCTTTCCGAACGAATGAACCTTGTCTCGGTATGGCTGCATCTGAGCAAGATACCTTTGCTCCTTCTCTAAGATGCGATCTGGATCATCCATTTCTTGAGCTAACGTTTAAGGCCAGACAACCGCGCCTGGCAACGATGAAAGCCTACAGATCTTGCGAACAACATCCAGCGTTATCGCGGTTGGCTGCGCCGACTTGTTCGGCTTGTAAGTTTTCAGGTGTGGGTGCTGCCCACAAAGGCAACCTTGTCGCTAGCATCAAACGCCACCAACAGAAATTGTGGGCCAAATCCATCAATGCAGTAAGCACGAATGCTGTGGCCCTTCATGACCTCCTCGGATAGCACCTCCGCAACCCAACCTGGCCGATCACTACCGGCGCTGAAATCATACATTGGGAGACCTAGAATCGAGTCAACTTCATCGACCGGCATTCCTGGCTCAATTAGTCTCCACGATTCGATCAGCCGTTCTCGAGTAGTCTCGTAGGGGTTGAAGTGCCAACCTCCAATCCATCCCAATGCTACGCAACAAATTGCCAGTAGAAGGGGAAGGGTAAGTTTCATTTTTTGCCGAACGTCGAAGTCCTCTCACACCTGCACGAGGGCGAGGCTTCGACAGTGGGTTGATGGTTGAATGATCATGACGGATTGAACTCGCAGCGGGGCAGGTGTTGAGAGCGACGCCTTGTTCGACTTATTGATTCGTGTTCATCAGGCGGAACCGAATGGAAAACTCCTCGCAAAACGCCCACAGGCCTCTCTCATCAGCTTCCAGCACCAACTTCACCGTAGAGGTGCCATCATGCCCCTGTTCTTTCAGGGCAGTCAGAATCTCGCTCGGATTGCTCTTAATTGATCGCTCAAGATCCACTACGGTCTTCGCGTGCCAGTCTGCCTGCATCAGCACATCGGAGCCAGTGCCGTCCGACATCATCCCTCCGCCAATTGACATGTAGATTGCTCCATCATCCATTTTGAGGGACGTATTCACGTGGGCGTCTCTGAGTAACTTAACATCCTCGCTCGTCGGATTATGGGCGATGTCGATCACACCCTTGAGCCGGTAGCGCTCGATAGTGTCTGGCCAGTTCTTGTGAATAATCTCTACGACCTCTCGATTCGACCAGTTCCCGTGTGGATAAACCTGAATCTCGTAAAGACTAGAGGTCGTCACAAGGGCGAATAATACTGGTCCAGTCCGCTCTGCGAATCCATCGCCCTCAATGCTGGTCCCCAAGTGCAAATGATACACTCCCCAATCGTTGAGCATGTCATCCTGCTTGCCAGCTTTCTTCAGTCCGCGGCTAAGATGTGGAGTAAGGTCATCACCCCCAACTATCTTCGCCTCTAGGTCTTCGAGTCCCGCCTGGAGTTCTGAAGGACATGAAAACTCTGCGGAGCGATGAACCGTTCGAGGGGCTGGTTGAATGCGGCGGCGAAGCGCATTAAAGTAGAGAATGGAGATGTCTTCATGTGTGGAATTGGCAGGGATCGTGTAGCCCAATTCCGCAAGGCGTCCGCGCAGGATCTCGATCCAGTCGTCATAGAAGTCCGCGTTTATCATTCTTGTCGAACGTCGAAGTCCTCTCACACCTGCCCGAGGGCGCGGCTTCGACTGCGGGTTGAGGGTTGAATGGTCATGACGGTTTGAACTCGCGGCGGGGTAGGTGTTGAGAGCGACGCCTTGTTAGCCCTTGTTTTTGCATCCGTGATCTATCGAGAGTTGTCGCCCCAACTCAAGTGAGTCTGTGAGCGAAGGCTTGCCGATCTCCGACCAGTAGCCATAGCGGGATGGATAGGAAATCGGATCGTCATGATACTCCCAGCGCTCGATGCGAACTTCATAGTTTTGGTCATCGCGAAGGGCGATCACGCCTCTGCGAAGGAAATCGTCTGAGAAAAGAATATCCTTGGTGACCAGCGTGGTAAACGAGGGAGTGGAAATGGTATCTGGAAGCTCCACTCGGCGACCACCAGTCTCAATAAACAGGCTTGGACGAGCATCGCCTGGCATCTCATGAGTCCATTCGTTCAGGCATCGCAGCAATTTGGCGGCATCGTCAGTCAGGGAGGCAGGGAAACCGTCCCAGTCCGTTAGCGTCACCTCTGAAACGTCGTCGAATGCCAGCTCCGTAATGCAGTCCCAGAATGCGTCCCAGTTCCGGCCATAGTAATCCGGAAACGCTAGCGCGTGCGCTAAACGCTCGTGGAGCTCCTCTTTCGATGAAACACCTTCGAGCTGAATTTTGACTGCTCGGGACACGGGCATTTTTCTTGGGCTAACGTAAAAGGCCAGACAACCGCGCCTAGCAATGATGGAAGCCTACAGATCTTGCGAACAACATCCAGCGTTATCGCGGTTGGCTGCGCCGACTTGTTCTGCTCTTCGATTCTTGGGCGGGTCTTGGTGAAGAACTCCCGCGACCACCTGTCCCGCAAAAAGCGAGATGATAGAGACGGGGGGAACCGCGATAATTCGATCAACAAGCAATAGCTCTATTCGAGTGAACGTCGCCCTGAGGATAATGGCTCTTAATCCATGCCCCAACCGGCGTGCGAGCAATTGGGGGGACTATTACGCAATTCCTCAAGACTGCCTTATGTCGGGTCAATCCTCTTAGCCGCCTTTTGGCTATGTCGTTTCGCTCGCTCCTCGGACTTGTATTTGCGCTTTTTGGCGTACTCAACGAGGTCAGGATTAGTCGAGTCAGATAAATCGTTCTTTGAGTTGTCTCTTGAGATCTGTCTGATGGTTTTGTGAATGCTGCGACTCATTTTCTTGCAGAACGTCGAAGGCCTCCTACACCTGCCCGAGGGCGCGGCTTCGACTGTGGGTTGAGGGTTGAATGGCCATGGAAAATTGAACTCGCGGCGGGGCAGGTGTTAGGAGCGCCGCCTTGTTGTGCTTCTTGATTTAGTAGGGAACGGCCTCGCCAGCAAGGAGTTCTCCGGTCTCAAAATCGAGTTCGAATGGTGTATCGGGGGTGACGTTCGACGTCAGCATCCAGGCTCGTCCCCGCAATCGACCGTCGATCAGTGAGTCAAACTCGATCCCATCCCATGAAATTCGTGGCGTCCGCCAAATCAGGTCAGCTCTCTCAAAACGGGCGACCCGCAGAGTGTCCGTCAAGGCATACGCACCACTCTCTCCAACGATCCACGAAACCGGAGCCCCCCAATTCTGAGGCAACTTCTCCTCGACGGCCTTCATCAAGGCATCTTGATCGATTCGAAGCTCGGGATACTCCGTCAAGACGATCTCAAGTAGCTTCCGTGCGTTATCTCCGTCGATCACGTCCCGCGAAACGGCGAGGTCGTATCCATCGACCCATCGGCCGTGGTTGAGTTCATCATCAACCAATAGCTGGATCATCTGCGGGAACTTCGATCCGAAGAACGATTCGAGCTGAACGCTGATGATATCGCGCTTCGTCATTTTCTGCACAACGTAAAAGGCCAGACAACCGCGCCTGGCAACTGTGAAAGCCTACAGATCTTGCGAACAACATCCAGCGTTATCGCGGTTGGCTGCGCCGACTTGTTCTGCCTTTAGGTTCCAACTAGGGTAGACAGTGCTGAGATCTTCTGGAAGCCAACCAGACTTGGAGAAAAGCTGCTTGCGGCCATCCCATGCGCCGTGCCAAATCCAGGTTTTGCCGTCCGAATCAAACTTCTCTCCGGTCTTTGCTCCCGTTCTGATCTTGCCGTTGATCACGAGCTCCCCATGAAGCCCTTCGGACCTAGTGCCTTTGGAGATATACCACATTCTCCATTCCCAAAGCTTGCCTGTGCTATGAAGGTGGGGAGTATTCCGGTCAATCACATGCTTGGATCCACCGTCGTAAGACTTGGGTGGATTGTCTCCATCTGCCGCCAATAGGCCGTATGGCGCAATCATCGCGAGAAGGATCAACTGAAGCAGCTTCTTCATTTTCGGCAGAACGTAAAAGGCCAGACAACCGCGCCTGGCAATAGGGGAGAGCCTACAGATCTTGCGGACAACATCCAGCGTTATCACGGTTGGCTGCGCCGTCTTGTTGTGTAATTGAAGTTCCATTGCCATGTTCGACCAAACCCTGAAGAACGTGCTTCGACTTCTCGGTTCGATGTCAATGGTTGTTGCTGAGTGGGACCTGCCTACACAGTCTCGTTGTGCGACTTCCTCTCTCGTAGGCGATCGTATATTCGTTCAAGTCGCGGCAAGAACACGATCAAAACAACCGGGCCTATGAAGGCAAAGTTCACCCCTTCCGGAGCAGGGACAAGAGCGCGAACACTCCAGATCGACGCACCCAGTAAAAGAAGGAACAGGGTCGTCTTAACCCAATCAAACTTCGATTGGTTGAACCAAGAGAAAACAAAAGCGGCTGGCATTAGGAATAGAGGGCTGAAGAGTGTTGGAGTAGCGAGCCACTGGGCTACTCCAAATCCTAAGGAAGCGCAAACCATCACGATGAAGGAGGCACCAATGAACTTCGCAAAAGATTTCATTTTCTACACAACGTCGAAGTCCACCTACGCCTGATCGAGGGCGCGGCTTCGACTGTGGGTTGATGGTTGAATGGTCATGACGGTTTGAACTCGCGGCGGGTCAGGCGTTAGGTGCGACGCCTTGTTAGCCCTTGTGGAGGTCGGCCATGTTTTTTGGTTGCGGTCTCACACCGGAGATAACGTCGTCTACAATGTTTCGGACCGCTTGTGAGATCTGATCATTAGGTGCCATCTGGAGTGACCGATCGACGGCCTCCTTAGCTTCTACGTTCTTACCACTAATGAGCAATGCTAGTGCGAGGTTGGCATAGAGCCCAGCATCATCCGGCGTCAGCGTAATTGCATGCTCTGTGGCGCGAACTGCTTCTGCGCCAAGTCCCAGATCTAGACAGGTTGACGCATACTCTCGCGCGACGTCTGGATTCTCCTTCTGAATGTCGAATGAGGCCTTGAACTCAGCGTTGGCGGCCTGAGGGTCGCCCAGAACTTGGTATCCCTTGCCCTTGATCCAGTAAGCTGCCCAGTTCCCTGGATTGTATGCTGTTACGGCATCCAAATCCGCAATGCCTCGTGTAACCTGCTCTATCAACTTCTTGGTAACTTTCGGATCGCGGTTAAGGAGCTGCATATGAGGAGAGATCAACTGGCTTCCTCGTTCGTAAATTGCATTGTGATCATCGTCGTTAGTCACGACGACAGCAACAGGCTCGGCGTGTTGCTCAGCGGCTTCCTCGTTCTTGCAGCCGAATAGTGTTGAGAAGAGTCCCATGATGATGAGTGCGCGGAGCATTTTTCTTGGGCTAACGTAAAAGGCCAGACAACCGCGCCTGGCAATAGGGGATAGCCTACAGGTCTTGCGAACAACATCCAGCGTTATCGCGGTTGGCTGCGCCGCCTTGTTGGGCTTGTTTTTCCGGTGAACGGGAAACAGTCTGATTGTGATTCAGTAAGCCACTGCCTTCGAGTAGCTCATCTTCGAGTTCCGCTCTGCAACTCTCTGCTCGGTAATACATTATGACAGATAGGGCTAAGCCTGCGACGGAAGCTCCGAACATAATGGTATCCATCATTCTGCTCTCCATCACGTGTGGTAATGCGCTTGAGTGGCTTGCGTATAGGGTCGTGTACGCGTTTATGGCGAACATCAAGAAGCACGGCAGCAACAGAACTTTCTTCTTATGGTCGATTCGAACGATTTCGAGATCTGATTTATCTGCATGTCCAGCCAGTCGGTAAAGCCTCCGAACTCTCTTGAGGTATCGTGCGTTCTTCGGCTTCATGGTTCTTTGCCCAACGTAAAAGGCCAGACAACCGCGCCTGGCAACGATGAAAGCCTACAGATCTTGCGAACAACATCCAGCGTTATCGCGGTTGGCTGCGCCGACTTGTTGTGCTTGCTGATTCCTGACTTAGCTATCGAAGCTCTCGGGCATTGGGTGCCTGCTGCTAATAGGGGAATCATCATAAAAATCGATGATGATCGAGCGTCGCCCCGGAACTGTTTCCGAGGCTTCGATATTGATCGGATTCCGGTCGAGAGTAAACGAGATGCGCTCTGGAATGGACGTGTCTCCGTGCTTGCGAGGTCTGTCATACTGACGGGCGCGATCGAAGTAGCCAACCGCAACTTCAACGAACTCTTCTGTAAGGTTGCCAGCAGAGTCTTGAATGGTGAGGATGGCTTTGGCGGTGCTGTCTAGATCGACTCGAATATTCCAGCGTTCGTGATCGACATCAGCTTCGATAGCTAGGAAGCCCGGTTGGTCGCTGACTCTGACTACAGGACATTCGGAGGTGGTACCCAGCAACGCGTTGACCCTTGATCGTAGGACTCCTGAAGTCATGGATATTTGGCACAACAGTATTAGTTTACGCCCACGGGCTCAATATCGGGTGAGCTTGGGGCGGGTGGTTCTTGGGAGGGAGTGTGGGCGGCAGGGCTGATGGAGTCAAGGGGTGTGGCGCGCTTGATGTCAATTTTCAAGTGTTAGAAAATACTTCATATCGATTGACCATCCGGACAGGTATCGGATCTGATATCGCGGTGGAATGATGAAGGGGTTGAGCAACCACGCTTCAGGCGGGGTTTGACTCTAACCCTGAATTTGCTCACGCCCCCGCCTTCACTGTGGTGGGAAAATGAGTTTAACAAACCCGTCAAGGTTAATCAGGGCCAAGTGACGGCCCCAACAAGAGGTAACCCGGGGCGTGAGTTCACCGGACTGGGAGTGGAGAGGTTCCCTCCTAAAGCAAAGCAAATCGCTGGGCGGCGATCCACTTGCCCCCCTCCCCCACGAGAAAGAAACAAAAGTGAGGAGAATAATCCGGCGGGCAGCGGCATCTGGGGGTGGGCGCGATCGGTTGACCTCGGCGCGGTCACCTCTACCTTGTGCCACGGCCAACCCGCCTGATCCACCACCATGAGCGAATCCAAAGACCAACCCACCCACAGCGAAGACCTGCCGCCCCTTCACGGCGGTATGACGATGACCGAGGTTTTGTCGGCGTTCCCCGGAGCACAGCGCGCGCTTTTTGCCGCGTTTCACATTGGCGGCTGCCAGGCCTGCGGGTTCCAGCCGGGTGAGACTTTGGCACAGGTGTGCGATCGCAATGAGGACGTGACGCTCGACGAGGCGATCAAAACCATCGTCGAGAACCATCAGAGCGATGTCTCGTTGTCGATTTCCCCTCAGGAACTTCAGACAGCGCTGGCCGGTGATGACGCTCCGTCGCTCGTCGACATCCGCACGCACGAGGAATTCGACGCCGTGAAGATCGAGGGCGCGCTTTTCTTTTCCGAGAACCTGCAGCAGGAGATTTTCGGAACATGGCCTAAAGAGTCGCCGATTGTAGTGTATGATCATACCGGCAACCGCGCACTGGACGCCGCAGCCTATTTCATCGGCCACGGGTTTTCCAACACGCGGGCACTGACCGGCGGCATCGACGCCTGGGCCAAAGAGGTCGACAAGAACATCCCACGCTACAAGCTCGAGTTCGACGCCTAAGCCCCCCACCCCACAATAATTTCAGATCAGATATGGACGAAAAGAAGCTCAACGACGCCATCGCCAACCCACAAAACCTGGGCGAGATGGCCGATGCCGACAGTGTGGGCACCGTGGGATCGCCGGACTGCGGCGACATGGTGCGCATGTGGCTCAAGTTCAAAGAAGAAGACGGACGCAAGGTGATCGACCGCGCGTCGTTCCAGTCATTTGGCTGCCAGACGGCCATTGCTGTGGCCTCGATGGCGACTGAAATGCTCAAGGGAAAAACCGTCGATGAAGCACGCCAGCTCAAGGCCGAAGAAATGACCGGCGACATCGGAGCGCTGCCACCGATGAAAATTCACTGTGGCCAGCTGGTGGAAGGCGCATTGAAAAGCGCTCTCGACAACGACGGCACCGAAGCCCCGGCACCAGCGCCGGAATCACCGGCCACCAACGCCCCCACACTGGCCGACAGCTTGCGCAGCCAACCCGCAACCGGAAAAGGCAAAATTCGCATTGTCAAACTGACCGACGACAACGATCAATAATCCAACTCAGGAGCCCGAAACTCCATCAATCCAACCAATTTACGCTATGCAACACGGAGAAGTCGAAATCAGCCGCGAAGTCGAAGCTATTCAGATCCCAAGCGGTGAGCGCATCACGCTTCCTGCCGGATTGAACGTGATCATCACCCAGTCGCTCGGCGGCACCTACACCGTCGCCACCACGCAGGGACTCGCCCGCATTTCCGAAAAAGATGCCGATGCACTCGGGATCGACCCGAACGCCGCCAACGAAGCCGCGGAAGCCGCTGCAGACCTCGATCCTGACGATCTGGTCGGCCACGTCTGGGCCCAGCTCAAAAATGTCTACGACCCGGAAATCCCGGTCAACATCGTCGACCTCGGCTTGGTCTACGACTGCTTCATCGATGAAGAAGGCGACAAAAAGACCGCAATGGTCAAGATGACCCTAACCGCTCCGGGATGTGGCATGGGCCCGACCATCGCTGCCGACGCACAGAGCCGCATCATGACCATCAACGGCATCGAAGACGCCCATGTCGACCTCGTTTGGGAGCCAGCCTGGAACCAGGACATGATCTCCGAAGAAGGAAAAATGAAGCTCGGCATGATCTAAGTGCCACTTGCAGAGGGGAATGATTCCGATCCGTGAAACATTCCCCTTGCAATCCACCAATTCCTCAATAACTTCCCCGCTCCCGTGCCGCTTAATTTCGGCACACCGACCAACCACACAAATTTTCCTGTCATGTCCCAGCACCCAAGCCTCAAGTCGTCGAAAACCGTCGGAGCCAAGCGCAACGTTCTCAAGCGTTTCGAGCGTATCAAGGTTCTCAAAGAGCGTGGCAAGTGGGAAGAAGGCAAAGGCCTCACCGGTCTGCCTAAGACCCAGCCAGAAGCCTAACCCGGCTTTTCCCGACATTCTCTAGGCGACGAGTCTGGGTGATGAAAATTGAGCACATCGCGGCAATCAACACCGCCCGCTCATTCATCACCACGCTCGCCCCGTCGAAGAATCTCTGGCAGCCCCACACACAACGGGGCCGCCATCGACACCTCCTTCCTGCCGCGCGCGACGGGAAGGAATTTTTTTCTCTACGCCCAACGACCGCTTGAGCGAAGAGCCACCAGCGCACACCCGACCCTTTTCCACCCGCGACCATGACCAACGAAGCAAAATCATCCGACGGCACCCGCCTCAACCGATATTTGGCGTCGTGCGGACTGGGCTCCCGCCGCTCCTGTGAGGAACTCATCACCAGCGGCCGCGTGGCAATCAACGACCTCCAGGTCAAAGGCCTCGGACAACGCGTCCTGCCAAGCGATACCGTCACCGTCGACGGCGCACTGGTCACCCCTGAGCGCGAGATGACCCTCGCCCTGCACAAGCCGACCAAGTGCGTCA from Sulfuriroseicoccus oceanibius includes:
- a CDS encoding small basic protein — its product is MSQHPSLKSSKTVGAKRNVLKRFERIKVLKERGKWEEGKGLTGLPKTQPEA
- a CDS encoding tetratricopeptide repeat protein; this encodes MLRALIIMGLFSTLFGCKNEEAAEQHAEPVAVVVTNDDDHNAIYERGSQLISPHMQLLNRDPKVTKKLIEQVTRGIADLDAVTAYNPGNWAAYWIKGKGYQVLGDPQAANAEFKASFDIQKENPDVAREYASTCLDLGLGAEAVRATEHAITLTPDDAGLYANLALALLISGKNVEAKEAVDRSLQMAPNDQISQAVRNIVDDVISGVRPQPKNMADLHKG
- a CDS encoding rhodanese-like domain-containing protein; translated protein: MSESKDQPTHSEDLPPLHGGMTMTEVLSAFPGAQRALFAAFHIGGCQACGFQPGETLAQVCDRNEDVTLDEAIKTIVENHQSDVSLSISPQELQTALAGDDAPSLVDIRTHEEFDAVKIEGALFFSENLQQEIFGTWPKESPIVVYDHTGNRALDAAAYFIGHGFSNTRALTGGIDAWAKEVDKNIPRYKLEFDA
- a CDS encoding iron-sulfur cluster assembly scaffold protein; translation: MDEKKLNDAIANPQNLGEMADADSVGTVGSPDCGDMVRMWLKFKEEDGRKVIDRASFQSFGCQTAIAVASMATEMLKGKTVDEARQLKAEEMTGDIGALPPMKIHCGQLVEGALKSALDNDGTEAPAPAPESPATNAPTLADSLRSQPATGKGKIRIVKLTDDNDQ
- a CDS encoding barstar family protein, whose product is MPVSRAVKIQLEGVSSKEELHERLAHALAFPDYYGRNWDAFWDCITELAFDDVSEVTLTDWDGFPASLTDDAAKLLRCLNEWTHEMPGDARPSLFIETGGRRVELPDTISTPSFTTLVTKDILFSDDFLRRGVIALRDDQNYEVRIERWEYHDDPISYPSRYGYWSEIGKPSLTDSLELGRQLSIDHGCKNKG
- the sufT gene encoding putative Fe-S cluster assembly protein SufT produces the protein MQHGEVEISREVEAIQIPSGERITLPAGLNVIITQSLGGTYTVATTQGLARISEKDADALGIDPNAANEAAEAAADLDPDDLVGHVWAQLKNVYDPEIPVNIVDLGLVYDCFIDEEGDKKTAMVKMTLTAPGCGMGPTIAADAQSRIMTINGIEDAHVDLVWEPAWNQDMISEEGKMKLGMI